One part of the Humulus lupulus chromosome 9, drHumLupu1.1, whole genome shotgun sequence genome encodes these proteins:
- the LOC133802348 gene encoding receptor-like cytosolic serine/threonine-protein kinase RBK2, translated as MTEKEDTCSPVCVLEDYFRSSDSETSSSKDHNNESDTHKNSKLGSRWHGFMQLLRTRSKKPLNTLHPINVLNLSRRMSGSMREIICSNFGSDSDNGLKSPWKNFSLYELQVATNYFRQENLIGKGGYAEVYKGCLRNGQLVAIKKLTRGKPEDTTADFLSEIGIMAHVNHPNTAKLIGYGVEGGMHLVLELSPHGSLGSMLYGSKEKLIWGIRYKIALGTARGLLYLHEGCQRRIIHRDIKAANILLSEDFEAQICDFGLAKWLPKHWTHHIVTKFEGTFGYLAPEYLLHGIVDEKTDVFAYGVLLLELVSGRRALDYSNQSLVLWAKPLLKKSESRELVDPSLADDYNSRQVNLVLLAASLCIQPSSLQRPTMRQVLELLHGDFSCLKNMKKTRISFFRKASREELTNVEGRKTPRIG; from the exons ATGACGGAGAAGGAGGACACTTGCTCTCCTGTTTGTGTATTAGAAGATTATTTCAGAAGCTCAGACTCTGAAACAAGCTCTTCCAAAGATCACAATAATGAGTCTGATACTCACAAAAATTCAAAGTTGGGTTCTCGATGGCATGGTTTCATGCAATTACTGAGAACAAGATCCAAGAAGCCTTTGAATACATTGCACCCAATTAACGTATTGAACCTCTCGAGGAGAATGAGTGGCAGTATGAGGGAAATTATATGTTCGAACTTTGGGTCAGACTCGGATAATGGTTTAAAGTCTCCATGGAAGAACTTTTCTTTGTATGAGCTTCAGGTTGCGACCAACTATTTCAGACAAG AAAACTTGATTGGAAAGGGTGGTTATGCTGAAGTTTACAAGGGGTGTTTGAGAAATGGGCAATTAGTGGCAATTAAGAAGCTAACACGGGGAAAACCAGAGGACACTACTGCAGACTTTTTATCAGAGATAGGGATTATGGCCCATGTAAATCATCCCAACACTGCTAAGTTGATTGGTTATGGAGTTGAAGGGGGCATGCACTTAGTTCTTGAATTGTCCCCACATGGGAGCTTGGGTTCAATGCTTTATG GCTCAAAGGAGAAGCTTATATGGGGCATTAGGTATAAAATTGCGTTGGGAACGGCTAGGGGTTTGCTATATCTTCATGAGGGCTGTCAGAGGAGAATTATCCATAGAGATATTAAGGCTGCAAACATTTTGCTCAGCGAAGACTTTGAGGCTCAG ATTTGTGATTTTGGTCTTGCAAAGTGGTTGCCCAAGCATTGGACTCATCACATCGTGACAAAATTTGAAGGCACCTTCGG CTATCTTGCTCCTGAGTACTTACTCCATGGCATAGTAGATGAGAAAACAGATGTATTTGCCTATGGGGTGCTACTATTGGAATTAGTCAGTGGACGTCGAGCGCTAGATTATTCCAACCAGAGCCTTGTTCTTTGG GCAAAACCTCTGCTGAAGAAAAGTGAGTCAAGAGAGCTGGTTGATCCCTCTTTGGCTGATGACTACAACTCCCGGCAGGTGAATCTCGTGCTCTTGGCTGCTTCGTTATGCATACAACCTTCGTCACTTCAGCGGCCGACTATGAGACAG GTTCTAGAGCTTTTACACGGTGACTTCAGTTGCTTgaagaacatgaagaaaaccCGAATTTCATTTTTTCGAAAGGCATCTCGCGAAGAACTCACCAATGTAGAAGGCCGAAAAACACCAAGAATAGGTTGA